One window of the Danaus plexippus chromosome 25, MEX_DaPlex, whole genome shotgun sequence genome contains the following:
- the LOC116775380 gene encoding uncharacterized protein LOC116775380 isoform X3 produces the protein MFALLLLVHNAAGKDTQKDVPTIQPIVSCPDVGYYFKRDVNPNSIGPGPCNLCFCQDNSTALCWPRDSSRCDPKRYSYYGKRKRENREKRSPAFTDIFFRDAAREVFHRQSPEQCKPYESSFSEGCPPADWCIGCTVCDCDANGRWDCHILSFCPDKKGKQVLKKKRQSQRSRRQLSKKKQIVKTTKKPSKSLTKKPSKTIKKSNKNVVKQSKVKVNTKPQLKNSKNNYHKTSANKKGNAKRASPLKKTKKPFQNKKVPPKKKIPNKKIQQSKKSTSAKTKPVPVKKRNNFDPSETVKYTKMILNKVMDSVNKVVNETQKSFQKDKSLKKSSSSKHKNNMYNKYEDNNGKKISKWHPTKSMPSIRKEKRARRKRHVIIEREIQKAPLSNDTSKIKYFEYNIDSKHDASTKNSNKSGEITMLSNGLQINVTRTENTSVVPDIKQTTSSIKKSTCNRSQNMIWNISLNEVNANENKSCGKLCELRRAFKTFVLNIGRRNMTKTNDNKKNIDVMTYFRNFFNRLLRISKTKKSSLTKKRPNRKHNIIRSLCKNLKSCKYNPMDRNLQSKIEQLRLESKNILKSVRIIKGLLKLIENEGKKNKKYTAVLKNNENKDIVILNAILKNKYDIVANYINLTETQLTQINYIRDNTRVFIQSIEKFAHTLNDIISILTNENKEVTRKRKLRCTKKNDLIIDKNNTVEEKIQKLKKMLINYNLAQNRFMKGMFDVLNTLEQKAKPKNSYKVSDNTSKYNDTLAIDTYAKNVIKNLRKLKDLAEKLSFKNRQKRTIIDDDDAIDYFLMLIEYLLKQNRPLDVSPVGDGIDILIEAIKNAPDIKSVHKVVFHNDTVETNENVIATTETRLAATFYNVNKNMEKIHFQQVNDSVKEFDSMDADEGYADIYDNKTYHQKELKVNRFFDIEVTEKVIDTTMEPKVYVANNDEEKINIILDRYDTDKGDDKRGFEVFTDDTDEEGPIISSSRAPEVETEMDIEAVTHKMPKRTTMPPQVTETSEKHSVPDAKSDKQANLDWTELENSSREEERRDVVERKRSTTQTPTQLATRTLKKAAHKYPEPTSSSSREDEEAQAKTVNPEYLMRKKQLNLLNSLDYETEKSVIDAESKEDKYNSEVFSFM, from the exons ATGTTCGCGCTACTTCTCCTGGTTCACAATGCTGCTGGCAAAG acaCGCAAAAAGATGTTCCAACGATCCAGCCCATAGTATCCTGCCCTGACGTCGGTTACTATTTCAAACGAGATGTAAACCCTAATTCCATAGGCCCAGGACCTTGTAACTTATGTTTCTGCCAGGATAATTCTACTGCTCTCTGTTGGCCAAGAGATAGCTCCAGATGTGACCCTAAACGCTATTCTTATTATGGCAAAAGAAAAAG AGAGAATAGAGAGAAGAGAAGCCCAGCTTTCaccgatatattttttcgtgaTGCTGCGAGGGAAG TTTTTCACAGACAATCTCCAGAACAATGTAAGCCATATGAGTCCAGTTTTAGTGAAGGATGTCCAcctg CTGATTGGTGCATCGGCTGCACTGTTTGTGATTGTGATGCCAACGGACGATGGGACTGTCATATACTGAGTTTCTGTCCAGACA AGAAAGGTAAGCAagtgttaaagaaaaaaaggcAGTCGCAGAGAAGTAGACGACAGTTATCAAAAAAGAAACAGAttgttaaaacaacaaaaaaacctTCTAAAAGCTTGACCAAAAAACCATCTAAGACAATAAagaaatcaaacaaaaatgtCGTCAAACAAAGCAAAgttaaagtaaatacaaagccccaattaaaaaattctaaaaacaaTTATCATAAAACCAGTGCTAATAAGAAAGGAAATGCTAAGAGAGCAtctccattaaaaaaaacaaagaaaccgtttcaaaacaaaaaagtccCTCCCAAAAAGAAAATCCCAAACAAAAAGATTCAACAGAGTAAAAAGTCTACGAGCGCCAAAACAAAACCAGTTCCAGTAAAAAAGAGGAACAATTTTGATCCAAGTGAGACAgttaaatacacaaaaatgATTCTTAATAAGGTGATGGATTCTGTTAACAAAGTTGTGAATGAAACTCAGAAATCTTTTCAAAAAGACAAGTCACTGAAGAAAAGTTCATCCTCCAAGcacaaaaataacatgtataataaatatgaagataataatggcaaaaaaataagcaaatgGCATCCAACGAAAAGTATGCCATCgattagaaaagaaaaaagggCGAGGCGCAAACGACATGTGATTATTGAACGCGAAATCCAAAAAG CTCCTCTATCAAATGAcacatctaaaattaaatattttgaatataacattGATTCCAAACATGATGCGTCtactaaaaatagtaataaatcgGGGGAAATTACAATGCTGAGCAATGGATTGCAAATTAATGTTACTCGCACAGAAAATACAAGCGTCGTACCTGACATCAAGCAAACCACATCATCCATTAAAAAATCGACTTGTAATCGTTCACAAAACATGATATGGAATATATCGCTAAATGAAGTGAAtgctaatgaaaataaaagttgtgGTAAATTGTGTGAGTTACGGAGagcttttaaaacttttgttcTAAACATCGGAAGAAGAAATATGACCAAAACtaatgataacaaaaaaaatattgatgttatGACATATTTCAGAAATTTTTTCAATAGATTATTGCGAAtcagtaaaacaaaaaaatcatcattaACTAAAAAACGTCCGAACCGTAAACACAATATAATAAGAAGTTTATGcaagaatttaaaatcttgTAAATATAATCCGATGGATAGGAATTTACAGTCAAAGATTGAACAGCTCAGACTAGAAAGTAAAAACATACTAAAGTCCGTAAGAATAATAAAGGgtttattgaaacttataGAAAATGAAggtaagaaaaataagaaatacacTGCTGTTCTGAAAAATAACGAGAATAAGGATATCGTGATATTAAACGCGATTCTCAAGAATAAATACGATATCGTggctaattatataaatttaactgagACGCAGTTAACtcaaatcaattatataagaGATAATACAAGAGTATTTATACAATCAATAGAAAAGTTTGCTCATACTCTAAATGATATCATCAGTATACTGACAAATGAAAACAAAGAAGTAACACGGAAAAGGAAGTTAAGGTGTACCAAAAAGAATGATCtgattattgataaaaataatacagtcGAAGAGAAGATacagaaacttaaaaaaatgcttatcAATTATAATCTAGCACAAAACAGATTTATGAAGGGCATGTTCGATGTCCTTAATACGTTAGAACAAAAAGCAAAACCAAAAAATAGTTACAAGGTGAGTGACAACACATCAAAATACAATGACACTCTCGCTATCGATACTTATGCaaaaaacgtaattaaaaatctcaggaaattaaaagatttagcCGAAAAACTGAGTTTTAAAAATCGACAGAAACGGACGATCATCGATGATGACGATGccatagattattttttaatgttaattgaatatttattgaagcAGAATCGCCCACTTGATGTTTCGCCAG taggCGATGGAATAGATATCCTAATAGAGGCTATTAAAAATGCTCCGGATATAAAATCTGTTCACAAGGTAGTTTTTCATAATGACACTGTTGAAACAAACGAAAATGTTATAGCTACAACAGAGACCCGTTTGGCGGCAACTTTCtataacgtaaataaaaatatggaaaaaattCATTTCCAACAAGTCAATGACAGCGTAAAGGAGTTTGATTCAATGGACGCAGACGAAGGTTATGcagatatatatgataataaaacatatcatCAAAAAGAACTTAAAGTAAATAGATTTTTCGATATTGAAGTTACTGAAAAAGTTATAGATACAACAATGGAACCAAAAGTTTACGTTGCTAATAATGATGAAgaaaagattaatattatattagatagATATGATACTGATAAAGGTGACGATAAAAGAGGTTTCGAAGTGTTTACAGATGATACGGATGAAGAAGGTCCAATAATTTCGAGCAGTCGAGCTCCAGAAGTTGAAACGGAGATGGACATAGAAGCAGTGACGCATAAAATGCCAAAGCGTACAACAATGCCGCCACAAGTGACAGAAACAAGCGAAAAACATTCCGTACCCGATGCAAAATCTGATAAACAGGCAAATTTAGATTGGACGGAATTGGAGAATTCAAGTCGCGAAGAAGAAAGAAGAGATGTTGTTGAAAGGAAGAGAAGCACAACACAAACTCCAACTCAACTGGCGACGCGTACCTTGAAAAAAGCTGCACATAAATATCCCGAACCAACGAGTAGCTCCTCGAGAGAGGACGAAGAGGCTCAAGCGAAAACAGTTAACCCCGAGTATTTGATgcgtaaaaaacaattaaatcttCTTAATTCATTAGATTATGAAACGGAAAAATCTGTTATAGACGCTGAATCAAAGGAAGACAAATATAACTCTGAGGTATTCTCCTTCATGTAG
- the LOC116775380 gene encoding uncharacterized protein LOC116775380 isoform X1 gives MFALLLLVHNAAGKDTQKDVPTIQPIVSCPDVGYYFKRDVNPNSIGPGPCNLCFCQDNSTALCWPRDSSRCDPKRYSYYGKRKRENREKRSPAFTDIFFRDAAREVFHRQSPEQCKPYESSFSEGCPPADWCIGCTVCDCDANGRWDCHILSFCPDKKGKQVLKKKRQSQRSRRQLSKKKQIVKTTKKPSKSLTKKPSKTIKKSNKNVVKQSKVKVNTKPQLKNSKNNYHKTSANKKGNAKRASPLKKTKKPFQNKKVPPKKKIPNKKIQQSKKSTSAKTKPVPVKKRNNFDPSETVKYTKMILNKVMDSVNKVVNETQKSFQKDKSLKKSSSSKHKNNMYNKYEDNNGKKISKWHPTKSMPSIRKEKRARRKRHVIIEREIQKDIISTSSPVIDEIFISSSKFNINQSLSVAPLSNDTSKIKYFEYNIDSKHDASTKNSNKSGEITMLSNGLQINVTRTENTSVVPDIKQTTSSIKKSTCNRSQNMIWNISLNEVNANENKSCGKLCELRRAFKTFVLNIGRRNMTKTNDNKKNIDVMTYFRNFFNRLLRISKTKKSSLTKKRPNRKHNIIRSLCKNLKSCKYNPMDRNLQSKIEQLRLESKNILKSVRIIKGLLKLIENEGKKNKKYTAVLKNNENKDIVILNAILKNKYDIVANYINLTETQLTQINYIRDNTRVFIQSIEKFAHTLNDIISILTNENKEVTRKRKLRCTKKNDLIIDKNNTVEEKIQKLKKMLINYNLAQNRFMKGMFDVLNTLEQKAKPKNSYKVSDNTSKYNDTLAIDTYAKNVIKNLRKLKDLAEKLSFKNRQKRTIIDDDDAIDYFLMLIEYLLKQNRPLDVSPVGDGIDILIEAIKNAPDIKSVHKVVFHNDTVETNENVIATTETRLAATFYNVNKNMEKIHFQQVNDSVKEFDSMDADEGYADIYDNKTYHQKELKVNRFFDIEVTEKVIDTTMEPKVYVANNDEEKINIILDRYDTDKGDDKRGFEVFTDDTDEEGPIISSSRAPEVETEMDIEAVTHKMPKRTTMPPQVTETSEKHSVPDAKSDKQANLDWTELENSSREEERRDVVERKRSTTQTPTQLATRTLKKAAHKYPEPTSSSSREDEEAQAKTVNPEYLMRKKQLNLLNSLDYETEKSVIDAESKEDKYNSEVFSFM, from the exons ATGTTCGCGCTACTTCTCCTGGTTCACAATGCTGCTGGCAAAG acaCGCAAAAAGATGTTCCAACGATCCAGCCCATAGTATCCTGCCCTGACGTCGGTTACTATTTCAAACGAGATGTAAACCCTAATTCCATAGGCCCAGGACCTTGTAACTTATGTTTCTGCCAGGATAATTCTACTGCTCTCTGTTGGCCAAGAGATAGCTCCAGATGTGACCCTAAACGCTATTCTTATTATGGCAAAAGAAAAAG AGAGAATAGAGAGAAGAGAAGCCCAGCTTTCaccgatatattttttcgtgaTGCTGCGAGGGAAG TTTTTCACAGACAATCTCCAGAACAATGTAAGCCATATGAGTCCAGTTTTAGTGAAGGATGTCCAcctg CTGATTGGTGCATCGGCTGCACTGTTTGTGATTGTGATGCCAACGGACGATGGGACTGTCATATACTGAGTTTCTGTCCAGACA AGAAAGGTAAGCAagtgttaaagaaaaaaaggcAGTCGCAGAGAAGTAGACGACAGTTATCAAAAAAGAAACAGAttgttaaaacaacaaaaaaacctTCTAAAAGCTTGACCAAAAAACCATCTAAGACAATAAagaaatcaaacaaaaatgtCGTCAAACAAAGCAAAgttaaagtaaatacaaagccccaattaaaaaattctaaaaacaaTTATCATAAAACCAGTGCTAATAAGAAAGGAAATGCTAAGAGAGCAtctccattaaaaaaaacaaagaaaccgtttcaaaacaaaaaagtccCTCCCAAAAAGAAAATCCCAAACAAAAAGATTCAACAGAGTAAAAAGTCTACGAGCGCCAAAACAAAACCAGTTCCAGTAAAAAAGAGGAACAATTTTGATCCAAGTGAGACAgttaaatacacaaaaatgATTCTTAATAAGGTGATGGATTCTGTTAACAAAGTTGTGAATGAAACTCAGAAATCTTTTCAAAAAGACAAGTCACTGAAGAAAAGTTCATCCTCCAAGcacaaaaataacatgtataataaatatgaagataataatggcaaaaaaataagcaaatgGCATCCAACGAAAAGTATGCCATCgattagaaaagaaaaaagggCGAGGCGCAAACGACATGTGATTATTGAACGCGAAATCCAAAAAG ataTTATCTCTACTTCTTCTCCAGTAAtagatgaaatatttatttcttcttccaaatttaatataaatcaatcttTATCTGTAGCTCCTCTATCAAATGAcacatctaaaattaaatattttgaatataacattGATTCCAAACATGATGCGTCtactaaaaatagtaataaatcgGGGGAAATTACAATGCTGAGCAATGGATTGCAAATTAATGTTACTCGCACAGAAAATACAAGCGTCGTACCTGACATCAAGCAAACCACATCATCCATTAAAAAATCGACTTGTAATCGTTCACAAAACATGATATGGAATATATCGCTAAATGAAGTGAAtgctaatgaaaataaaagttgtgGTAAATTGTGTGAGTTACGGAGagcttttaaaacttttgttcTAAACATCGGAAGAAGAAATATGACCAAAACtaatgataacaaaaaaaatattgatgttatGACATATTTCAGAAATTTTTTCAATAGATTATTGCGAAtcagtaaaacaaaaaaatcatcattaACTAAAAAACGTCCGAACCGTAAACACAATATAATAAGAAGTTTATGcaagaatttaaaatcttgTAAATATAATCCGATGGATAGGAATTTACAGTCAAAGATTGAACAGCTCAGACTAGAAAGTAAAAACATACTAAAGTCCGTAAGAATAATAAAGGgtttattgaaacttataGAAAATGAAggtaagaaaaataagaaatacacTGCTGTTCTGAAAAATAACGAGAATAAGGATATCGTGATATTAAACGCGATTCTCAAGAATAAATACGATATCGTggctaattatataaatttaactgagACGCAGTTAACtcaaatcaattatataagaGATAATACAAGAGTATTTATACAATCAATAGAAAAGTTTGCTCATACTCTAAATGATATCATCAGTATACTGACAAATGAAAACAAAGAAGTAACACGGAAAAGGAAGTTAAGGTGTACCAAAAAGAATGATCtgattattgataaaaataatacagtcGAAGAGAAGATacagaaacttaaaaaaatgcttatcAATTATAATCTAGCACAAAACAGATTTATGAAGGGCATGTTCGATGTCCTTAATACGTTAGAACAAAAAGCAAAACCAAAAAATAGTTACAAGGTGAGTGACAACACATCAAAATACAATGACACTCTCGCTATCGATACTTATGCaaaaaacgtaattaaaaatctcaggaaattaaaagatttagcCGAAAAACTGAGTTTTAAAAATCGACAGAAACGGACGATCATCGATGATGACGATGccatagattattttttaatgttaattgaatatttattgaagcAGAATCGCCCACTTGATGTTTCGCCAG taggCGATGGAATAGATATCCTAATAGAGGCTATTAAAAATGCTCCGGATATAAAATCTGTTCACAAGGTAGTTTTTCATAATGACACTGTTGAAACAAACGAAAATGTTATAGCTACAACAGAGACCCGTTTGGCGGCAACTTTCtataacgtaaataaaaatatggaaaaaattCATTTCCAACAAGTCAATGACAGCGTAAAGGAGTTTGATTCAATGGACGCAGACGAAGGTTATGcagatatatatgataataaaacatatcatCAAAAAGAACTTAAAGTAAATAGATTTTTCGATATTGAAGTTACTGAAAAAGTTATAGATACAACAATGGAACCAAAAGTTTACGTTGCTAATAATGATGAAgaaaagattaatattatattagatagATATGATACTGATAAAGGTGACGATAAAAGAGGTTTCGAAGTGTTTACAGATGATACGGATGAAGAAGGTCCAATAATTTCGAGCAGTCGAGCTCCAGAAGTTGAAACGGAGATGGACATAGAAGCAGTGACGCATAAAATGCCAAAGCGTACAACAATGCCGCCACAAGTGACAGAAACAAGCGAAAAACATTCCGTACCCGATGCAAAATCTGATAAACAGGCAAATTTAGATTGGACGGAATTGGAGAATTCAAGTCGCGAAGAAGAAAGAAGAGATGTTGTTGAAAGGAAGAGAAGCACAACACAAACTCCAACTCAACTGGCGACGCGTACCTTGAAAAAAGCTGCACATAAATATCCCGAACCAACGAGTAGCTCCTCGAGAGAGGACGAAGAGGCTCAAGCGAAAACAGTTAACCCCGAGTATTTGATgcgtaaaaaacaattaaatcttCTTAATTCATTAGATTATGAAACGGAAAAATCTGTTATAGACGCTGAATCAAAGGAAGACAAATATAACTCTGAGGTATTCTCCTTCATGTAG
- the LOC116775380 gene encoding uncharacterized protein LOC116775380 isoform X2, with product MFALLLLVHNAAGKDTQKDVPTIQPIVSCPDVGYYFKRDVNPNSIGPGPCNLCFCQDNSTALCWPRDSSRCDPKRYSYYGKRKRENREKRSPAFTDIFFRDAAREVFHRQSPEQCKPYESSFSEGCPPADWCIGCTVCDCDANGRWDCHILSFCPDKKGKQVLKKKRQSQRSRRQLSKKKQIVKTTKKPSKSLTKKPSKTIKKSNKNVVKQSKVKVNTKPQLKNSKNNYHKTSANKKGNAKRASPLKKTKKPFQNKKVPPKKKIPNKKIQQSKKSTSAKTKPVPVKKRNNFDPSETVKYTKMILNKVMDSVNKVVNETQKSFQKDKSLKKSSSSKHKNNMYNKYEDNNGKKISKWHPTKSMPSIRKEKRARRKRHVIIEREIQKDIISTSSPVIDEIFISSSKFNINQSLSVAPLSNDTSKIKYFEYNIDSKHDASTKNSNKSGEITMLSNGLQINVTRTENTSVVPDIKQTTSSIKKSTCNRSQNMIWNISLNEVNANENKSCGKLCELRRAFKTFVLNIGRRNMTKTNDNKKNIDVMTYFRNFFNRLLRISKTKKSSLTKKRPNRKHNIIRSLCKNLKSCKYNPMDRNLQSKIEQLRLESKNILKSVRIIKGLLKLIENEGKKNKKYTAVLKNNENKDIVILNAILKNKYDIVANYINLTETQLTQINYIRDNTRVFIQSIEKFAHTLNDIISILTNENKEVTRKRKLRCTKKNDLIIDKNNTVEEKIQKLKKMLINYNLAQNRFMKGMFDVLNTLEQKAKPKNSYKVSDNTSKYNDTLAIDTYAKNVIKNLRKLKDLAEKLSFKNRQKRTIIDDDDAIDYFLMLIEYLLKQNRPLDVSPGDGIDILIEAIKNAPDIKSVHKVVFHNDTVETNENVIATTETRLAATFYNVNKNMEKIHFQQVNDSVKEFDSMDADEGYADIYDNKTYHQKELKVNRFFDIEVTEKVIDTTMEPKVYVANNDEEKINIILDRYDTDKGDDKRGFEVFTDDTDEEGPIISSSRAPEVETEMDIEAVTHKMPKRTTMPPQVTETSEKHSVPDAKSDKQANLDWTELENSSREEERRDVVERKRSTTQTPTQLATRTLKKAAHKYPEPTSSSSREDEEAQAKTVNPEYLMRKKQLNLLNSLDYETEKSVIDAESKEDKYNSEVFSFM from the exons ATGTTCGCGCTACTTCTCCTGGTTCACAATGCTGCTGGCAAAG acaCGCAAAAAGATGTTCCAACGATCCAGCCCATAGTATCCTGCCCTGACGTCGGTTACTATTTCAAACGAGATGTAAACCCTAATTCCATAGGCCCAGGACCTTGTAACTTATGTTTCTGCCAGGATAATTCTACTGCTCTCTGTTGGCCAAGAGATAGCTCCAGATGTGACCCTAAACGCTATTCTTATTATGGCAAAAGAAAAAG AGAGAATAGAGAGAAGAGAAGCCCAGCTTTCaccgatatattttttcgtgaTGCTGCGAGGGAAG TTTTTCACAGACAATCTCCAGAACAATGTAAGCCATATGAGTCCAGTTTTAGTGAAGGATGTCCAcctg CTGATTGGTGCATCGGCTGCACTGTTTGTGATTGTGATGCCAACGGACGATGGGACTGTCATATACTGAGTTTCTGTCCAGACA AGAAAGGTAAGCAagtgttaaagaaaaaaaggcAGTCGCAGAGAAGTAGACGACAGTTATCAAAAAAGAAACAGAttgttaaaacaacaaaaaaacctTCTAAAAGCTTGACCAAAAAACCATCTAAGACAATAAagaaatcaaacaaaaatgtCGTCAAACAAAGCAAAgttaaagtaaatacaaagccccaattaaaaaattctaaaaacaaTTATCATAAAACCAGTGCTAATAAGAAAGGAAATGCTAAGAGAGCAtctccattaaaaaaaacaaagaaaccgtttcaaaacaaaaaagtccCTCCCAAAAAGAAAATCCCAAACAAAAAGATTCAACAGAGTAAAAAGTCTACGAGCGCCAAAACAAAACCAGTTCCAGTAAAAAAGAGGAACAATTTTGATCCAAGTGAGACAgttaaatacacaaaaatgATTCTTAATAAGGTGATGGATTCTGTTAACAAAGTTGTGAATGAAACTCAGAAATCTTTTCAAAAAGACAAGTCACTGAAGAAAAGTTCATCCTCCAAGcacaaaaataacatgtataataaatatgaagataataatggcaaaaaaataagcaaatgGCATCCAACGAAAAGTATGCCATCgattagaaaagaaaaaagggCGAGGCGCAAACGACATGTGATTATTGAACGCGAAATCCAAAAAG ataTTATCTCTACTTCTTCTCCAGTAAtagatgaaatatttatttcttcttccaaatttaatataaatcaatcttTATCTGTAGCTCCTCTATCAAATGAcacatctaaaattaaatattttgaatataacattGATTCCAAACATGATGCGTCtactaaaaatagtaataaatcgGGGGAAATTACAATGCTGAGCAATGGATTGCAAATTAATGTTACTCGCACAGAAAATACAAGCGTCGTACCTGACATCAAGCAAACCACATCATCCATTAAAAAATCGACTTGTAATCGTTCACAAAACATGATATGGAATATATCGCTAAATGAAGTGAAtgctaatgaaaataaaagttgtgGTAAATTGTGTGAGTTACGGAGagcttttaaaacttttgttcTAAACATCGGAAGAAGAAATATGACCAAAACtaatgataacaaaaaaaatattgatgttatGACATATTTCAGAAATTTTTTCAATAGATTATTGCGAAtcagtaaaacaaaaaaatcatcattaACTAAAAAACGTCCGAACCGTAAACACAATATAATAAGAAGTTTATGcaagaatttaaaatcttgTAAATATAATCCGATGGATAGGAATTTACAGTCAAAGATTGAACAGCTCAGACTAGAAAGTAAAAACATACTAAAGTCCGTAAGAATAATAAAGGgtttattgaaacttataGAAAATGAAggtaagaaaaataagaaatacacTGCTGTTCTGAAAAATAACGAGAATAAGGATATCGTGATATTAAACGCGATTCTCAAGAATAAATACGATATCGTggctaattatataaatttaactgagACGCAGTTAACtcaaatcaattatataagaGATAATACAAGAGTATTTATACAATCAATAGAAAAGTTTGCTCATACTCTAAATGATATCATCAGTATACTGACAAATGAAAACAAAGAAGTAACACGGAAAAGGAAGTTAAGGTGTACCAAAAAGAATGATCtgattattgataaaaataatacagtcGAAGAGAAGATacagaaacttaaaaaaatgcttatcAATTATAATCTAGCACAAAACAGATTTATGAAGGGCATGTTCGATGTCCTTAATACGTTAGAACAAAAAGCAAAACCAAAAAATAGTTACAAGGTGAGTGACAACACATCAAAATACAATGACACTCTCGCTATCGATACTTATGCaaaaaacgtaattaaaaatctcaggaaattaaaagatttagcCGAAAAACTGAGTTTTAAAAATCGACAGAAACGGACGATCATCGATGATGACGATGccatagattattttttaatgttaattgaatatttattgaagcAGAATCGCCCACTTGATGTTTCGCCAG gCGATGGAATAGATATCCTAATAGAGGCTATTAAAAATGCTCCGGATATAAAATCTGTTCACAAGGTAGTTTTTCATAATGACACTGTTGAAACAAACGAAAATGTTATAGCTACAACAGAGACCCGTTTGGCGGCAACTTTCtataacgtaaataaaaatatggaaaaaattCATTTCCAACAAGTCAATGACAGCGTAAAGGAGTTTGATTCAATGGACGCAGACGAAGGTTATGcagatatatatgataataaaacatatcatCAAAAAGAACTTAAAGTAAATAGATTTTTCGATATTGAAGTTACTGAAAAAGTTATAGATACAACAATGGAACCAAAAGTTTACGTTGCTAATAATGATGAAgaaaagattaatattatattagatagATATGATACTGATAAAGGTGACGATAAAAGAGGTTTCGAAGTGTTTACAGATGATACGGATGAAGAAGGTCCAATAATTTCGAGCAGTCGAGCTCCAGAAGTTGAAACGGAGATGGACATAGAAGCAGTGACGCATAAAATGCCAAAGCGTACAACAATGCCGCCACAAGTGACAGAAACAAGCGAAAAACATTCCGTACCCGATGCAAAATCTGATAAACAGGCAAATTTAGATTGGACGGAATTGGAGAATTCAAGTCGCGAAGAAGAAAGAAGAGATGTTGTTGAAAGGAAGAGAAGCACAACACAAACTCCAACTCAACTGGCGACGCGTACCTTGAAAAAAGCTGCACATAAATATCCCGAACCAACGAGTAGCTCCTCGAGAGAGGACGAAGAGGCTCAAGCGAAAACAGTTAACCCCGAGTATTTGATgcgtaaaaaacaattaaatcttCTTAATTCATTAGATTATGAAACGGAAAAATCTGTTATAGACGCTGAATCAAAGGAAGACAAATATAACTCTGAGGTATTCTCCTTCATGTAG